The genomic stretch ACGCGCATAATCAACATCTATATTGTCGATCCCGACGCCACCACGGATTATAACCTTAAGGTTTTTAGCAGCGTCGATAACGGGGACTCTTACCTTGGTCGCGCTGCGAACTATCATCGCCTCAAAAGGCGGAACTGTCTCTATAAGCTCTTCGGGCGTCATGCCGGTCTTCACCACTACCTCATGCCCGAGAGCTTTCATCCGCTCTATAGCGGTTGGTGATATCTTGTCACAGACCAATATTTTTGCCATATTACCTCCTTATTTTTTAACTACACCTTCTATGAACACTTTCGCTAAGTCTTCAGTTTTTGGCTTTGCCCTTCGACTAACTGGAATTTCAAACCTATCCCTTAAGTGCTCCGATATAGCTGTGAAGGCGAATCCACCAAAAACCATTGGTGCAAACTGCCACGACGATATCTTAGTAGTTATCTCTGCTCTCTTTTTGGCGTTGTCGAATGCTTTCATAAGTGTAAGGAGCGGTTTCCTTATTATCTCTTTCATTTCCGGGATCTCGGGGAACTCATCGGGTGAGAAAGCGAGCCGCGCTATAAGAAACATCGCTTCAGGTATCCCGTCGAAAGCGTCGCTGTTGGCTTTCATGAAGTCCCGCATGAAACTCTTGAATGGCTTTTCGGGGTCAAGATTTTCGTAAGCTGCGTTTATGCGTCTGTTAATCTCCCGTATGCATGTTATGAATAACTGTTCCTTGTTCCCAAAGTAGTAGTAGACCATCGGCTGGGTTACATCAGCCTTCTGGACGATATCTCTTATTGTTGTGCCCGGGTAGCCTTTTTTCGCGAAAAGTTCTATGGCTGCCCTGAACATCCTGTCTCTTACAGAATCACCTGTTCTTTTTGCACCTGCCATTTTACAGCTCCAGTATTTGGTTAATGTCGTTTAACAACTCCTCAATATCCTCCTTCGTCAAATCGCCCATGTGGGCAATGCGGAAAGTTTGCTCTTTAAGCTTGCCATAGCCATTCGAAAGCATTTTTCCGCGTTTACCAAGTTCCTCGTTAAGTTCCGCCACTGATATTCCTCTCGTATTTTTGATAGTCGTGAGAGTTATTGATTCGTAGCCTGGTTCGGGGAACAGGTCGAAGTATTCTTTCGCCCACGCTCTGACTATCTTTGCCATTTCTATGTGGCGGTTTTGACGATTTTCCATTCCCTCCTCAAGGATTCTGTCGAGCTGGTAGTCGAGCGCAAAAAGATGAGGTATAGCTGGCGTAGTGGGCGTTTGATGTCGCTCATCATACTTCATAAACACCATCATGTCGAAGTAATAACCTCTGTTTTTGACAGTTTTTGCCTTTTCAAGTGCCTTCTCGCTGACAACTCCGATAGCCAAACCAGCGGGCAGTGCCCAGCACTTCTGCGAACTCGCAAGGATAAAGTCAACACCCAGCTCATCGATTTTGTAATAATATCCCCCCATGGAACTGACAGCATCGACGCACCAGATAACATCCGGATACTTCTTCATAACCTCTGCTACTTCCTCTATCGGGTTCATAACACCCGTTGAGGTCTCATTGTGCGTGTAAAGAAGGCAATCGTATTTCCCGGTAGCCAGTGCTTTGTCGATCTCCTCGGTGGGAATGTGCTTACCCCAATCAACGCTTATAACATCCAGCTCTTTGCCGTTGGCTTCGGCTATCTTACCCCACCTTTCCGAAAACGCGCCGCACTGGGTCGAAAGTATTCGCTTATCGGAGAAATTCCGAACCGCTGCCTCCATGAGACCTGTGCCAGAGCTTGTTGAAAGGATTATCTTGTTCTCCGTTTCGAGAACTTTCTTCAGTTTGGACACTATCGAATCGTAAAGCTGCGA from bacterium encodes the following:
- a CDS encoding TetR/AcrR family transcriptional regulator — its product is MAGAKRTGDSVRDRMFRAAIELFAKKGYPGTTIRDIVQKADVTQPMVYYYFGNKEQLFITCIREINRRINAAYENLDPEKPFKSFMRDFMKANSDAFDGIPEAMFLIARLAFSPDEFPEIPEMKEIIRKPLLTLMKAFDNAKKRAEITTKISSWQFAPMVFGGFAFTAISEHLRDRFEIPVSRRAKPKTEDLAKVFIEGVVKK
- a CDS encoding alanine--glyoxylate aminotransferase family protein, encoding MHKKLFIPGPTEVRKDVLEKLSTPQIGHRSKEFSQLYDSIVSKLKKVLETENKIILSTSSGTGLMEAAVRNFSDKRILSTQCGAFSERWGKIAEANGKELDVISVDWGKHIPTEEIDKALATGKYDCLLYTHNETSTGVMNPIEEVAEVMKKYPDVIWCVDAVSSMGGYYYKIDELGVDFILASSQKCWALPAGLAIGVVSEKALEKAKTVKNRGYYFDMMVFMKYDERHQTPTTPAIPHLFALDYQLDRILEEGMENRQNRHIEMAKIVRAWAKEYFDLFPEPGYESITLTTIKNTRGISVAELNEELGKRGKMLSNGYGKLKEQTFRIAHMGDLTKEDIEELLNDINQILEL